From the Leptospirales bacterium genome, one window contains:
- a CDS encoding TolC family protein, producing MSRRFIFRRIVGGAAGLATSLFCIYLPCGLDAQTSELQAAPDWSAWLEGLWQQAEQRSPGFRSLQRSEAASQARSDAIPRWWRPDVDGELGGGVAANAARSEGGPLARLSARWVLWDGGLRDAQRRQEQAEIGATRAQAELRRIDLRLRIAASAAGAWQKREQALAFQLRGAQALRLSRLLAPRVRIGTAAPGEIAEMQQIARTAQLEQDQAEREAIWHLRELTTQCGSELELALPAAAPAWPALPLREIKLEETAFGRYLEAAAQSAQAASDRQHAEHFAPQAALELYGGWGPFRDALDRQRPELGLQLGLRVPLLRSADGDALHRSHEAQRDSRLLALEQERLEAQLSLQKLEQQRLALHEAFATWSELATTNRSLLLQADREFSRGLRNAADLAAAQDRALEGQIKWLELRRQLILLDLEYDLLIQSIRPTAGAE from the coding sequence ATGAGTCGCCGTTTCATATTTCGCCGCATTGTCGGCGGCGCAGCGGGCCTGGCAACGTCGCTGTTCTGCATCTATCTTCCATGCGGACTTGACGCGCAAACCAGCGAGCTGCAGGCGGCGCCGGACTGGAGCGCCTGGTTGGAAGGTCTCTGGCAGCAAGCGGAGCAGCGGTCGCCTGGCTTTCGCAGTCTGCAACGCAGCGAGGCGGCAAGTCAGGCGCGCAGCGATGCCATTCCCCGCTGGTGGCGGCCAGATGTGGATGGCGAGCTGGGCGGCGGCGTGGCTGCCAATGCGGCTCGTAGCGAGGGCGGCCCGCTGGCGCGACTGAGCGCGCGCTGGGTGCTCTGGGACGGCGGACTGCGCGACGCGCAGCGCCGCCAAGAACAAGCCGAAATCGGCGCAACGCGAGCGCAGGCGGAACTGCGACGTATCGACCTGCGATTGCGCATTGCCGCCAGCGCCGCCGGCGCCTGGCAGAAGAGAGAACAGGCTCTGGCCTTTCAATTGCGCGGCGCCCAGGCTCTGCGCCTTTCACGTTTGCTGGCGCCGCGCGTACGCATCGGCACAGCTGCGCCAGGCGAGATCGCTGAGATGCAGCAAATCGCGCGCACTGCACAGCTCGAGCAGGATCAAGCAGAGCGCGAAGCAATCTGGCACTTGCGTGAATTGACGACGCAGTGCGGCAGCGAGTTGGAGCTGGCCCTGCCGGCGGCGGCGCCGGCCTGGCCCGCGCTGCCTTTACGCGAAATAAAATTGGAAGAAACAGCGTTCGGTCGCTACCTTGAAGCGGCCGCGCAATCGGCGCAAGCCGCCAGCGATCGACAGCACGCCGAGCATTTCGCGCCTCAGGCCGCGCTGGAACTCTACGGCGGATGGGGTCCCTTTCGCGATGCGCTTGATCGGCAGCGTCCGGAGCTTGGCCTGCAGCTTGGTCTGCGTGTGCCGCTGCTTCGCAGTGCAGACGGCGACGCCCTGCACCGCTCCCATGAAGCGCAGCGCGATTCTCGCTTGCTGGCCCTGGAGCAGGAGCGCCTGGAAGCGCAATTGAGTTTGCAAAAGCTTGAACAACAGCGCCTCGCCTTACATGAGGCCTTTGCAACCTGGAGCGAACTTGCGACCACAAACCGCAGCCTTTTGCTTCAGGCGGACCGAGAATTTTCCCGCGGCTTGCGCAACGCCGCCGATCTGGCTGCCGCTCAAGACCGCGCTCTGGAGGGCCAGATCAAGTGGCTGGAACTCCGTCGTCAGCTCATCTTGCTGGATCTGGAATATGATCTTTTGATTCAAAGTATACGACCGACTGCCGGCGCAGAGTAG
- a CDS encoding TolC family protein codes for MSPIRVALLILLISLPLAAEPAEGGGLNLRSALEEAAGRSLELRAGEALLNEMQIAVDYAAQWRNPELDVEGGVRSAASGGPLEPGGRAGSYRITVAQPFRWPGAADALQGMAAARRSIAALQQEEARLLLRQRVAGLFYAIAASDRLIDRANDRLRRLELIEIYLRSRPFLSPAQQAERNLVRDRLRILGREHADLRVQQAALWTRLNIYLQREQRPALEADWLPQAAAPQAGECQRLRSTALERNSQIQIQGATLAAAEAELRRERIARYPEAAVTATLSEDGSPLGERYLGFGLRLQLPLFDRNQRGVAMAEARLQAEQIRLQQRRTEIDQLLSESCERTTAAAENLNRFPPSLLQRVDANLRGADQAFRTGRLALLTFLELDSASFQTAHEVYQAQANFALQWMGLYSLAGEFSLPAAP; via the coding sequence ATGTCGCCGATACGGGTCGCTCTGCTCATACTTTTGATCTCGCTGCCGCTGGCCGCTGAGCCAGCGGAAGGCGGAGGCCTGAACCTTCGCTCTGCGCTGGAGGAAGCGGCCGGGCGCAGCCTGGAATTGCGCGCCGGCGAGGCGCTGCTGAATGAAATGCAGATCGCCGTCGACTACGCCGCACAGTGGCGCAATCCGGAGCTGGACGTCGAGGGGGGGGTGCGCAGCGCCGCATCCGGCGGTCCGCTGGAACCGGGCGGACGCGCCGGGTCGTATCGTATCACTGTGGCGCAGCCCTTTCGCTGGCCGGGCGCCGCCGACGCTCTGCAGGGGATGGCCGCCGCTCGGCGCAGCATTGCCGCACTGCAGCAGGAGGAAGCGCGCCTCTTGCTGCGCCAGCGCGTGGCCGGTCTCTTTTATGCCATTGCCGCCAGCGATCGATTGATCGACAGAGCCAATGACCGATTGCGACGGCTGGAATTAATTGAAATTTACTTACGATCGCGCCCATTTCTTTCTCCTGCGCAGCAGGCAGAGCGCAATCTGGTTCGCGATCGTCTGCGCATCCTTGGCCGCGAGCACGCCGATCTGAGGGTGCAACAGGCTGCGCTCTGGACTCGCCTGAACATCTATCTGCAGCGCGAGCAACGTCCAGCATTGGAAGCGGACTGGCTGCCGCAGGCCGCCGCGCCCCAGGCCGGAGAATGCCAGCGGCTGCGCAGTACAGCCCTCGAACGCAATTCGCAGATCCAGATCCAGGGCGCAACTCTGGCGGCAGCGGAGGCCGAGCTTCGGCGCGAACGGATTGCGCGCTATCCAGAAGCGGCCGTCACGGCGACCCTGTCCGAAGATGGATCGCCGCTTGGCGAGCGTTACCTGGGATTTGGCCTGCGTTTGCAACTGCCGCTGTTTGACCGCAACCAGCGCGGCGTGGCCATGGCCGAGGCGCGTCTGCAGGCCGAGCAAATACGCCTGCAACAGCGTCGAACGGAGATCGACCAGCTGCTGAGCGAATCCTGCGAGCGAACGACGGCCGCCGCGGAGAATCTCAATCGCTTTCCGCCATCGCTTTTGCAGAGGGTCGACGCCAACCTGCGCGGCGCAGATCAGGCATTTCGCACCGGCCGCCTGGCGCTATTGACTTTTCTGGAACTCGACTCTGCGAGCTTTCAAACCGCCCACGAGGTTTACCAGGCGCAGGCCAATTTCGCGCTGCAGTGGATGGGTCTCTATTCCCTGGCCGGCGAGTTCTCCTTGCCCGCCGCCCCTTGA
- a CDS encoding CusA/CzcA family heavy metal efflux RND transporter — translation MLEKLVSFSIKNRRWVAAGAAILCAAGIYSALRLPIDAVPDITNVQVTVNTNTGALDPAQVETAVSYRIETELSGLPQVREVRSLSRFGLSQVVVVFQENVNIYWARQQVSERLQSVAEELPAGLQPRLGPVSTGLGEVFLYTLSARPGSALASRSEEERLLYLRTIQDYVLKPYLKARIPDVAEIDAIGGYSREIHVELDPPRMGALGVTLEEMVDRLATVGESVGGGYIERDRRQIVVRTRSAAPGLESLAALPVRLNVYGAPIRLRDVARVREGHRQRVGAATLNGQETVLATVMMLLGANSRQTALAARAALAAAPLPGDVIATEVYGRDFLVDSVIQTVLRNLAEGAALVIVTLLLILGNVRAALLVALAIPVSMLAAAVGMERFGVSANLMSLGAIDFGLLVDGAVVLIENLIRRMQHIDPRQLSFSEKMELLRSSAAEVVRPISFGLFVIMVVYAPILSLEGIEGKMFRPMALTVLMALGASLAVALLLMPALAMIFLMSKPPAHKTPVAFVWLQRLYQPMLDFALRRTKLLAALAAIVTVVSLMLFQHLGANFIPQLGEGDLLVSFVRDPSMSLTASIEEQKRAEQILLKFGEVERASARIGTAESASDPMGVYMADTLLILKKDREQWPLVDGHRRSVAELREAIRASMEKEFPAAEISLSQPIEFRFNEILEGSRADVNLRIFGADLEQLYALQGRAATLLESMPGAESVELDAITALRKGPALNINLDYQRLAASGISLADANFALETAMSGRRVGSYFEQDRRFPIVLRLPEGHRNDPGRIGAIPVGLGDGGAMPISTVSRLEQKEEIINIARNGARRYAAVAIDLSDADTLGFVERARQAVDSQLHLPEGYYAEWGGQFLNLQSARTRLLIVTPLVLAVIFLTLMRSFGSLRQTLLVFVSIPFAASGGVLALALRGIPFSVSASVGFIALSGIAILNAMVMVSFINQLRAEGRSLYDAAREGAMIRLRPVSMTAMVASLGFLPMAINTGLGAEVQRPLATVVIGGLITATTLTLLLLPGLYILLERRWSDGRSVATESG, via the coding sequence ATGCTTGAAAAATTAGTTTCATTTTCTATTAAGAATCGGCGTTGGGTGGCTGCAGGGGCTGCCATTCTTTGCGCAGCTGGCATCTATTCGGCGTTGCGGCTGCCCATTGATGCAGTGCCGGATATTACCAACGTGCAGGTGACCGTCAATACCAACACCGGAGCGCTGGACCCCGCTCAGGTTGAAACGGCGGTCTCCTATCGTATTGAAACCGAGCTATCCGGTCTGCCGCAGGTGCGCGAAGTGCGATCGCTTTCGCGATTTGGTCTGTCGCAAGTAGTTGTGGTCTTTCAAGAAAATGTCAATATCTACTGGGCGCGCCAGCAGGTCAGCGAGCGCCTGCAAAGCGTGGCCGAAGAGCTGCCGGCCGGTCTTCAGCCGCGCCTGGGTCCGGTATCCACTGGCCTTGGCGAGGTCTTTCTCTACACGCTGAGCGCCCGTCCAGGCAGCGCCCTGGCTTCGCGATCCGAGGAAGAGCGACTGCTTTATCTGCGCACGATTCAGGATTATGTGCTCAAGCCCTATTTGAAGGCGCGGATTCCAGACGTAGCCGAGATCGATGCTATCGGCGGCTACTCCCGCGAGATTCATGTTGAGTTGGATCCGCCGCGCATGGGCGCACTGGGCGTCACGCTGGAGGAAATGGTCGATCGGCTGGCGACGGTGGGCGAGAGCGTAGGCGGCGGCTACATCGAGCGCGATCGGAGACAGATTGTAGTGCGCACGCGCAGCGCGGCGCCCGGTCTGGAATCGCTGGCAGCGCTGCCGGTGCGCTTGAATGTTTATGGCGCGCCGATCCGACTCCGCGACGTGGCTCGCGTTCGCGAGGGTCACCGCCAGCGGGTGGGCGCTGCGACGCTCAACGGCCAGGAGACGGTGCTGGCGACGGTGATGATGCTGCTGGGCGCCAACAGCCGTCAAACAGCGCTGGCGGCGCGCGCGGCGCTGGCTGCCGCGCCGCTGCCAGGCGATGTAATTGCGACGGAGGTCTACGGTCGGGATTTTCTGGTAGATAGCGTCATTCAGACTGTACTGCGCAACCTTGCCGAGGGCGCGGCGCTGGTTATCGTTACGCTGCTGCTTATTCTGGGCAATGTGCGCGCCGCCCTGCTGGTGGCCCTGGCCATTCCAGTTTCGATGCTGGCTGCCGCCGTCGGTATGGAGCGCTTTGGCGTATCGGCAAACTTGATGAGCCTTGGTGCGATTGACTTTGGACTGCTGGTCGATGGCGCGGTGGTTCTAATAGAAAACTTGATTCGTCGTATGCAGCACATCGATCCTCGCCAGCTGAGCTTTTCGGAAAAGATGGAACTGCTGCGCAGTTCCGCCGCCGAGGTAGTGCGCCCGATTAGCTTTGGACTGTTTGTGATCATGGTGGTCTACGCCCCGATTCTCAGCCTCGAGGGCATTGAAGGCAAGATGTTTCGACCAATGGCGCTCACGGTGTTGATGGCGCTTGGGGCCAGTCTGGCTGTGGCCCTGCTGCTGATGCCAGCTCTGGCGATGATCTTCTTGATGAGCAAGCCGCCGGCGCACAAGACGCCAGTCGCCTTTGTCTGGCTGCAACGCCTCTATCAGCCAATGCTGGATTTCGCCCTTCGGCGCACGAAGTTGCTGGCGGCGCTGGCCGCCATCGTGACCGTCGTTTCGTTGATGCTCTTTCAGCATCTGGGGGCCAATTTCATTCCACAGCTTGGCGAGGGCGATCTGCTGGTCAGCTTTGTGCGCGATCCCTCGATGAGTCTGACTGCCTCGATCGAAGAGCAGAAGCGCGCCGAGCAAATTCTATTGAAGTTCGGCGAAGTGGAGCGCGCCTCTGCGCGCATTGGCACGGCGGAATCGGCTTCCGATCCGATGGGCGTCTACATGGCGGATACTTTACTGATACTCAAGAAAGATCGCGAGCAATGGCCGCTGGTCGATGGGCACAGGCGCAGCGTCGCGGAATTGCGTGAAGCGATCCGCGCCAGCATGGAAAAGGAATTCCCCGCTGCCGAAATCTCTCTCAGTCAGCCGATTGAGTTTCGGTTCAACGAAATCCTGGAGGGCAGTCGCGCCGACGTGAACCTGCGCATCTTTGGCGCCGATCTGGAGCAGCTCTACGCGCTGCAGGGGCGCGCTGCCACGCTGCTGGAGTCGATGCCGGGCGCCGAATCGGTGGAGCTGGATGCGATCACAGCCCTGCGCAAGGGGCCGGCCCTGAATATCAATCTGGACTACCAGCGCCTGGCGGCCTCTGGAATCTCGCTGGCCGATGCCAATTTTGCGCTGGAAACGGCGATGAGCGGGCGCCGCGTGGGCAGCTACTTTGAACAGGACCGTCGATTTCCCATTGTGCTCCGCTTGCCTGAGGGACATCGCAATGATCCAGGGCGCATTGGCGCCATCCCGGTGGGTCTGGGCGACGGCGGGGCCATGCCCATCTCGACAGTCTCCCGTCTGGAACAAAAGGAGGAAATCATCAACATCGCCCGCAACGGCGCGCGTCGCTATGCGGCGGTGGCCATTGATCTGTCGGACGCCGATACCCTGGGCTTTGTGGAGCGAGCGCGGCAGGCCGTCGACAGCCAGCTGCACTTGCCGGAGGGCTACTATGCCGAATGGGGCGGACAATTCTTGAATCTGCAGAGCGCCCGGACGCGGTTGTTGATTGTGACTCCGCTGGTGCTGGCGGTTATCTTCCTTACGCTGATGCGCAGCTTTGGCAGCCTGCGCCAGACCCTTTTGGTCTTTGTTTCCATTCCCTTTGCGGCCTCGGGCGGCGTACTGGCCCTGGCGCTGCGCGGCATCCCTTTTTCGGTTTCCGCGTCCGTCGGCTTTATCGCCCTGTCAGGAATTGCGATCCTGAATGCGATGGTGATGGTTTCGTTTATCAATCAATTGCGCGCCGAAGGCCGCTCGCTCTACGATGCGGCTCGCGAGGGAGCGATGATTCGATTGCGGCCGGTTTCGATGACGGCGATGGTGGCCAGTCTGGGCTTCTTGCCCATGGCCATCAATACTGGCCTGGGCGCCGAAGTGCAGCGGCCGCTGGCAACGGTGGTCATTGGCGGCTTGATCACGGCTACCACGCTCACTTTGCTCTTGCTGCCCGGTCTGTACATCCTGCTGGAGCGACGTTGGTCGGACGGCAGGTCAGTTGCGACCGAATCTGGTTGA
- a CDS encoding HDOD domain-containing protein — MKRKAVGLLRQQNRVRFSFPYFTPLYSDLTSYLISRVLGAYQLTFLDNVALTLLREAIGNATKANLKRAYFREKKADIENPEVYAKVMEDFKSEAVMDSRRWLPAIEAYGLMVHLYLEMRPDSFRVVVENNVGITPVELSRIRSRLKLAEKMDSIAEAFEHGFDESEGAGIGLLLNLILLRKSGIGQKNFAIQSDGKRTRVSLTIPRNLQRPGVAEELGQRIADHVENLPTFPQAIQRVMDLCDNPDTGLPAIAREVERDPALAASILRLANSGGFISGARAESISRAVSVIGAKNVRQLALAHSSKQLLNSQFPIFQQFWTHAARCANYARGIAEACGQRKHGDVAYMGGLLHDIGKIILHAIDPAQAGEISALRIDRTDNSSSVLEEVAMGVSHAQVGGMLAERWSFGDPLPDVIRYHHSAFAAPAAASIAASAVHLADAFLRAEEGRASYVYFDQDAQLRLGLPDPAALQNLHEHLKTRFAGQEMQW, encoded by the coding sequence ATGAAGCGAAAGGCGGTCGGGCTGCTGCGTCAGCAAAACCGCGTTCGCTTTTCCTTCCCATATTTTACGCCGCTCTATAGCGATTTGACCAGCTACTTGATCAGTCGAGTCCTTGGCGCCTACCAGCTTACCTTTCTGGACAATGTTGCGCTCACGCTGCTGCGAGAGGCCATAGGCAATGCCACCAAGGCCAACTTGAAGCGCGCCTACTTTCGCGAGAAGAAGGCCGATATCGAAAATCCGGAAGTCTATGCAAAGGTCATGGAGGACTTCAAGAGCGAAGCGGTGATGGATTCGCGCCGCTGGCTGCCGGCGATCGAGGCCTATGGGCTGATGGTTCATCTCTATCTGGAGATGAGGCCAGATTCCTTTCGCGTGGTCGTTGAAAACAACGTCGGCATCACTCCCGTCGAACTGAGTCGTATTCGCTCCCGTCTGAAGCTCGCTGAAAAAATGGATTCCATCGCCGAGGCCTTCGAACATGGCTTTGATGAATCGGAGGGCGCCGGGATTGGACTGTTGCTCAATCTGATCTTGCTGCGCAAGAGCGGCATCGGACAGAAGAACTTCGCCATTCAATCCGACGGCAAACGTACGCGCGTCAGTCTGACCATTCCGCGCAATTTGCAGCGACCGGGCGTGGCCGAAGAGCTGGGCCAGCGGATTGCCGATCACGTCGAAAACCTGCCGACCTTTCCGCAGGCTATCCAGCGCGTGATGGATCTCTGTGATAATCCAGATACCGGTCTGCCGGCCATCGCTCGCGAAGTGGAACGCGATCCGGCGCTTGCCGCCAGCATCCTGCGCCTGGCCAACTCCGGCGGCTTCATCAGCGGGGCGCGCGCCGAAAGCATCAGTCGCGCCGTGTCCGTCATTGGCGCCAAAAACGTGCGGCAGCTGGCCCTGGCGCACTCCAGCAAACAGCTCTTGAATTCGCAGTTTCCAATTTTTCAGCAGTTCTGGACGCATGCCGCTCGCTGCGCCAACTATGCGCGCGGCATTGCCGAGGCCTGCGGCCAGCGCAAACACGGCGACGTGGCCTACATGGGCGGTCTGTTGCACGATATCGGCAAGATCATTCTGCACGCCATCGATCCAGCGCAGGCCGGCGAGATCAGCGCCTTGCGCATTGATCGTACGGATAACTCAAGTTCTGTGCTGGAGGAAGTGGCCATGGGCGTCTCTCACGCTCAGGTGGGCGGTATGCTTGCCGAACGCTGGTCCTTTGGCGATCCGCTGCCGGACGTAATTCGCTACCACCACTCGGCCTTTGCCGCGCCCGCCGCAGCATCCATTGCCGCCAGCGCAGTACATCTGGCCGACGCCTTCTTGCGCGCCGAAGAAGGCCGCGCCAGCTACGTCTATTTTGACCAGGATGCACAGCTGCGCCTGGGTCTGCCGGATCCAGCGGCATTGCAAAATCTACACGAGCATCTCAAGACCCGCTTTGCGGGCCAGGAGATGCAGTGGTAG